Below is a genomic region from Kribbella qitaiheensis.
CTGGACGAGCGCGGCGGCCAGAGCGGGCTCCGCGCGAGCCTCGAGGAGGCTGGGAAACAGGCCCTGGAGCCAGGCGCGGTGGTAGGCAATGGTCTGCCGGATGCCTTCGTGGTGAGGGTATTCGGCGGCGGCGTTGATGAAGGGGCAGCCTCGGTAGTGCGGCGCCGACAGTTGTTCGTGGAACACGTCGAACACTGCCAGGGCTCGATCTGTGGGGTCTTCGGCGCTGGAGCGGGCTGCGGCTTCGACGTGGGCCCGCCAGGTGTCGGTGCGGCGTCGTAGGTAGGCCTCGACAAGGTCCTCCTTGGTGCGGTAATGCACGTACATCGTGGATTTCGACACGCCGCTGTCGGCGATCACCCGGTCGATGCCCACCGCCCGGATGCCTTCGGCGTAGAACAGCAAGTCGGCCGTGTCCAGTAGACGTTCCCAGACCGGCGGTACCCCTGTCTTCCTCATGTTCCCCAGTATCGAACGAACAGTTCTGTTTGACAACTCTGGACAGCGGGATCTACGGTCCCATCAATCGAACGAACAGTTCTGTTCGCTCTGTCCGAGAGGTGACCTTTGATGACCCGTGTGAACCTGATCGACCCAGCTACTGCAACCGGAGCAGCCGCCGACCAATTGGCGGCGACGAAGCAGACCATGGGCGTGGTCCCCAACATGGCCAAGGCCCTGGCGAACAGCCCCGCCTCGCTCCGGGGATTCCTCGGCCTGTTCGGTGCGCTGAAGGAAGGCGTGCTGCGTGCCGCAGACCAGGAACGGATCGCGCTCGCGGT
It encodes:
- a CDS encoding TetR/AcrR family transcriptional regulator; this encodes MRKTGVPPVWERLLDTADLLFYAEGIRAVGIDRVIADSGVSKSTMYVHYRTKEDLVEAYLRRRTDTWRAHVEAAARSSAEDPTDRALAVFDVFHEQLSAPHYRGCPFINAAAEYPHHEGIRQTIAYHRAWLQGLFPSLLEARAEPALAAALVQLIDGAVTAAHLDHDRHAAQTAKATARLLL